One region of Elusimicrobiota bacterium genomic DNA includes:
- a CDS encoding manganese efflux pump MntP family protein, with protein MKTLEILLIALGLSMDAFAVAVASGAAMKKLHLPNAVKMGLFFGGFQALMPALGWLAGLRLKNFISGFDHWLAFGLLGFIGGKMIHESFKMKEEQTCGSKSSPFDTGTLTLLSIATSIDALAVGITFSMLTVSIAGPALIIGLVTFALSVLGVALGSKTGHFFENRMEALGGLILIAIGLKILFEHLGFIG; from the coding sequence GTGAAAACATTGGAAATATTGCTGATAGCATTGGGGCTTTCCATGGACGCTTTTGCGGTGGCGGTGGCAAGCGGGGCCGCTATGAAAAAACTGCATCTGCCCAATGCCGTTAAAATGGGGCTTTTTTTCGGCGGCTTTCAGGCGCTGATGCCGGCGCTTGGCTGGCTTGCGGGCCTGCGGCTGAAAAATTTTATTTCAGGTTTTGACCATTGGCTGGCCTTCGGCCTGCTTGGTTTTATAGGCGGGAAAATGATCCATGAGTCTTTCAAAATGAAAGAAGAGCAAACCTGCGGGAGCAAATCCTCCCCCTTTGATACGGGAACCCTTACCCTGCTTTCGATTGCCACCAGTATTGACGCTCTGGCCGTGGGTATCACATTTTCCATGCTGACGGTTTCTATAGCCGGCCCCGCGCTTATAATAGGACTGGTGACGTTCGCTCTTTCTGTTCTTGGCGTGGCGCTGGGCTCAAAAACGGGGCACTTTTTTGAAAACCGGATGGAGGCTCTTGGCGGGCTTATACTGATAGCCATAGGCCTTAAGATCCTGTTTGAACACCTGGGCTTTATCGGCTGA
- a CDS encoding alpha-amylase family glycosyl hydrolase encodes MKNKALLVLLSLAGFLAPAFSKDARANKWDFRDETIYFVMTDRFVDGDKANNNIYGDEYQPGNLKYYQGGDFKGLIQNLDHIKDMGFTAVWITPPVMQPPGRYMNSSGSYDAAGYHGYWGWDFSKIDQHLESKDVSYADLISAVHAKGMKLIQDIVPNHGHGVDTNPSIQWHNSRGKVFGLGKMFDFYDDKQNWFHHGGPTVADLLDLNEDNPETAQWLVDIYKGYQNMGVDAFRIDTVAWMKPEFWKTFTGEMHKNRKDFFMFGEVWTNGDFNWLASYTNLAPGDPMNSAMSVLDMPGSAMSSWGQFEQVFKGGDYNQVDNVLRNDPKYKDATYLVTFLDNHDKPRFNGPGWDGSSATTEQYFDGLNFYFTARGIPCVYYGTEVQMVGGSDPDNRKYLGVDGIKASKTNPVYLHLQKLNAVRRANPALQKGVQTRLYGSKDQYVFKREYNGESVFVFLNKEQNGASVTLSVLPPGNYIDLYSGETFTVAGKRGKGRFTITIPAHGLRALTSGVVRGEPWKMPESYRFDRPQAKTAEDIQKIEAEAQKLVPPAK; translated from the coding sequence ATGAAAAACAAAGCGCTGCTGGTTTTATTATCGCTTGCGGGCTTTCTTGCTCCCGCTTTTTCAAAAGACGCTCGCGCCAATAAATGGGACTTCCGGGACGAAACCATTTACTTCGTTATGACCGACAGATTCGTGGACGGCGACAAGGCCAATAACAACATTTACGGCGATGAATACCAGCCGGGGAACCTGAAATACTATCAGGGAGGCGACTTTAAAGGACTGATACAAAACCTGGACCATATTAAGGACATGGGATTCACGGCTGTCTGGATTACCCCGCCTGTTATGCAGCCTCCCGGCAGGTATATGAACTCAAGCGGCTCCTATGACGCGGCGGGGTATCACGGTTACTGGGGCTGGGATTTTTCAAAGATAGACCAGCACCTGGAATCAAAGGATGTTTCTTACGCGGACCTTATCAGCGCCGTGCACGCCAAGGGGATGAAATTGATACAGGATATAGTGCCGAACCACGGCCACGGCGTAGACACGAATCCGTCCATACAATGGCATAACAGCAGGGGCAAGGTTTTCGGCCTCGGGAAGATGTTTGATTTCTACGACGACAAACAGAACTGGTTCCATCACGGCGGACCCACCGTGGCGGACCTTTTGGACCTTAACGAAGATAATCCGGAAACAGCGCAATGGCTGGTGGACATCTACAAGGGTTATCAGAACATGGGCGTGGACGCTTTCAGGATAGACACCGTAGCCTGGATGAAGCCGGAATTCTGGAAGACTTTCACCGGCGAAATGCACAAGAACCGGAAGGATTTTTTTATGTTCGGCGAGGTGTGGACCAACGGCGATTTCAACTGGCTGGCCAGCTACACGAACCTCGCTCCCGGCGACCCGATGAACTCGGCCATGAGCGTGCTGGACATGCCGGGCTCCGCCATGAGCTCGTGGGGCCAGTTTGAACAGGTGTTCAAGGGCGGGGATTACAATCAGGTGGACAATGTCCTGAGGAACGACCCCAAATACAAGGACGCCACTTACCTGGTGACTTTCCTGGACAATCACGACAAACCCCGGTTCAACGGCCCCGGCTGGGACGGCAGTTCGGCAACGACCGAGCAGTATTTTGACGGGCTGAATTTTTATTTTACCGCGCGCGGCATCCCCTGCGTTTATTACGGCACCGAAGTGCAGATGGTGGGGGGCAGCGACCCGGATAACAGAAAATACCTGGGAGTGGACGGAATAAAAGCCTCAAAAACGAACCCGGTCTATCTTCATCTGCAAAAGCTCAATGCCGTGCGGCGCGCGAACCCCGCTTTACAGAAGGGCGTTCAGACCCGGCTGTACGGTTCAAAGGACCAGTATGTTTTTAAGCGCGAATATAACGGAGAATCTGTTTTCGTGTTCCTGAATAAGGAGCAGAACGGGGCCTCTGTCACTTTGAGCGTTCTGCCTCCGGGCAATTACATCGACCTTTATAGCGGCGAGACCTTCACTGTCGCCGGCAAGAGGGGGAAAGGCAGGTTCACGATCACTATTCCGGCCCACGGACTGCGCGCCCTTACAAGCGGCGTTGTCCGGGGCGAGCCATGGAAAATGCCTGAAAGCTATAGATTTGACCGGCCGCAGGCAAAAACCGCGGAAGATATTCAGAAGATAGAAGCTGAGGCCCAAAAGCTGGTCCCGCCGGCAAAGTAA
- a CDS encoding M3 family oligoendopeptidase: MTIITQGVRWDLKSYFPEFNGPEMLKFKKKLAADVAALQKKAAKLAPLSAKTAADWEKLLLTAENVETRLGHIISYVTCLESAHADNEEYSAESAKLYSLAAEYAKFGVDLLRAFKNVPGNIFTAFTKREKLAPVRHSLARVREQAKHTMGPTEEKLAADLGVDGFQSWDRLYSKISGKLQFDMVWPDGRKERLPVSRWRALMSDADRKVGRAAFEGGNIAWAGIEDTCAAALNAISGTRLTLYRHRGIKHFLDQALFGSGIKRGTLDAMYAAVYRNIDSVREILRVKAGAMDRKGIAFFEREAPLPMKDSKLYTWEEGSAKVSAAFNQSYPALARYYKDFLAHRRLESESRGGKRPGAFCTGSNLTGEQQVYMTFNGSLGDVNTIAHEIGHAWHSHLLKEMRPWAREYPMTLAETASIFGEHILAEGVQADPEVSDTQKLMMLDEYLTGAAVTILDITVRFEFEKAFHEERRKGEVSVARLKELMTSAQRRVFGDALEPGGEDPLFWASKLHFYMTGVSFYNFPYTFGFLLAATLFRKFKAEGPSFLPKYEAFLRLTGSDTVENVARRSLGADLGSPAFWEASIKGLQEPLARYKKLLAAARVPVCSGSAHKL; this comes from the coding sequence ATGACAATTATAACGCAGGGAGTGCGATGGGACCTTAAAAGTTATTTCCCTGAATTCAACGGGCCTGAAATGCTCAAGTTTAAGAAAAAACTGGCGGCCGACGTGGCCGCGCTGCAGAAAAAAGCGGCAAAACTGGCCCCGCTCTCGGCAAAAACCGCCGCTGACTGGGAAAAGCTTCTGCTTACTGCAGAAAATGTTGAAACCCGGCTGGGCCATATTATTTCCTACGTAACCTGCCTTGAATCCGCTCACGCGGACAATGAGGAATACTCAGCTGAAAGCGCAAAACTATACTCGCTCGCGGCGGAATATGCAAAATTCGGAGTGGACCTGCTGCGGGCTTTCAAGAATGTCCCTGGAAATATTTTTACCGCTTTTACAAAGCGCGAAAAACTCGCGCCAGTGCGGCATTCCCTCGCTCGCGTGCGCGAGCAGGCGAAACACACCATGGGCCCGACCGAGGAAAAACTGGCGGCCGACCTTGGCGTGGACGGTTTTCAGTCCTGGGACCGGCTCTACAGCAAAATTTCAGGCAAACTTCAGTTCGACATGGTCTGGCCCGACGGGCGCAAAGAACGCCTGCCCGTCTCGCGCTGGCGCGCCCTTATGTCGGACGCGGACCGCAAGGTGGGCCGCGCCGCTTTTGAGGGGGGAAACATTGCCTGGGCCGGCATAGAAGACACTTGCGCAGCCGCCTTAAACGCCATTTCAGGCACACGGCTTACCCTTTACCGGCATCGCGGGATAAAACATTTTTTGGATCAGGCGCTTTTCGGCTCCGGCATAAAGCGCGGCACCCTTGACGCCATGTACGCGGCGGTATACAGGAACATAGATTCCGTGCGCGAGATACTGCGCGTTAAAGCCGGAGCTATGGACCGCAAGGGAATAGCCTTCTTCGAGCGCGAGGCTCCCCTGCCGATGAAAGATTCCAAACTCTATACCTGGGAAGAGGGCTCCGCCAAAGTTTCGGCGGCTTTTAATCAGTCTTATCCGGCACTCGCCCGCTACTATAAGGACTTCCTCGCGCATCGCCGCCTTGAGTCCGAGTCGCGCGGCGGCAAGCGGCCCGGCGCTTTTTGTACCGGTTCAAATTTAACCGGGGAGCAGCAGGTTTACATGACCTTCAACGGTTCGCTGGGCGACGTGAACACGATAGCGCACGAAATCGGGCACGCCTGGCACAGCCACCTGCTGAAGGAAATGCGGCCCTGGGCCAGGGAATACCCCATGACGCTGGCCGAAACAGCTTCCATTTTCGGCGAACATATACTGGCCGAGGGCGTGCAGGCCGACCCTGAAGTAAGCGATACGCAAAAACTCATGATGCTGGACGAATACCTTACCGGAGCGGCCGTCACCATACTGGATATAACCGTGCGCTTTGAGTTTGAAAAGGCCTTCCACGAAGAACGGCGCAAAGGTGAAGTTTCAGTGGCGCGTCTGAAAGAACTTATGACTTCCGCCCAGCGGCGCGTTTTCGGTGACGCGCTTGAGCCAGGCGGGGAAGACCCGCTGTTCTGGGCCTCAAAACTGCATTTTTATATGACCGGCGTGTCTTTTTATAACTTTCCTTACACCTTCGGCTTCCTGCTTGCGGCCACGCTTTTCAGAAAATTCAAGGCCGAAGGCCCGTCCTTCCTGCCTAAATACGAGGCCTTCCTGCGGCTGACCGGCTCGGATACCGTGGAAAACGTGGCCCGGCGCAGCCTTGGCGCCGATCTCGGCAGCCCCGCCTTCTGGGAGGCTTCAATAAAAGGCCTTCAGGAACCGCTTGCGCGCTACAAAAAACTCCTTGCCGCCGCGCGCGTCCCCGTCTGCTCCGGAAGCGCGCACAAGTTGTAA
- a CDS encoding DEAD/DEAH box helicase, with translation MTENEKNDSAGFYGLGIAPKLLAALDALKFKTPTPIQARAIPPALEGKDLVGIAQTGTGKTIAFAIPVLQRLAGLKGRGLVLVPTRELALQVNEVFKQFASLAGIQTSVIIGGESISRQQQDLRKKPRVIIATPGRLIDHMQQRTVRLDDVCVLILDEADRMFDMGFAPQINRILEQVPKDRQTMLFSATMPDGIMKLAAARMKLPLRVEVARPGTAIEKTKQEVFMVSKAEKAALLTTILGQYGGSVLLFVRTKRSAHRIVQNIRESGYNAAEIHSNRSLNQRKEALDGFKTGRYRVLVATDIAARGIDVIGIELVINYDLPDENENYVHRIGRTGRAGQPGHAISFATPDQRGDLKAIERLLRTILPVLPLPKLAPIARTPAKPKAPVIQLNPSAPVSKPAQRPNPPRPPAQSHFQKRAPQYQGQRRPSDNTRTPAAPYRRQSGPAHNYTRPHNAPNERSRPRTFGTESRAGRPVYNPTHQQIAPKARGRDQSGNFRFTAPGGHRVEASPYFDEPRSHGRPHGPRPPARRNRGQGGSRMRPEWQSGGQRQGQQPRQEQQKKPAPGSWFARFMKKKKDDYLD, from the coding sequence ATGACCGAAAACGAAAAAAACGATTCAGCAGGTTTCTACGGGCTTGGAATAGCCCCTAAACTTTTAGCCGCGCTTGACGCGCTGAAGTTTAAAACGCCCACGCCCATACAGGCAAGAGCCATCCCGCCCGCCCTTGAAGGAAAGGATCTTGTGGGCATCGCCCAGACCGGCACGGGCAAGACCATAGCGTTTGCCATACCCGTGCTTCAGCGCCTGGCGGGACTTAAAGGCAGGGGCCTTGTTCTTGTCCCGACCCGGGAACTGGCTTTGCAGGTAAACGAGGTGTTTAAACAATTCGCTTCGCTCGCGGGTATCCAGACTTCCGTGATAATCGGCGGAGAGTCCATAAGCCGCCAGCAGCAGGACCTGCGCAAAAAACCGCGCGTGATAATAGCCACGCCCGGCCGGCTTATCGACCACATGCAGCAGCGCACCGTGCGCCTTGACGATGTCTGCGTGCTCATACTGGACGAAGCGGACCGCATGTTCGACATGGGCTTTGCCCCGCAGATAAACCGCATACTTGAGCAGGTGCCCAAAGACCGCCAGACAATGCTGTTCTCGGCCACCATGCCCGACGGGATAATGAAGCTCGCCGCCGCCCGCATGAAACTGCCTCTCAGAGTGGAAGTAGCCAGGCCTGGCACCGCGATAGAAAAGACAAAACAGGAAGTTTTCATGGTTTCAAAAGCCGAAAAGGCGGCGCTGCTTACCACTATTTTAGGGCAATACGGCGGCAGCGTTCTTCTTTTCGTGCGCACCAAGCGCAGCGCTCACAGGATAGTGCAGAACATCCGCGAAAGCGGCTACAACGCGGCGGAAATCCATTCCAACCGTTCCCTTAACCAGCGGAAGGAGGCCCTGGACGGATTTAAAACTGGCCGCTACCGCGTGCTGGTGGCCACGGATATTGCCGCCCGCGGCATAGACGTTATCGGCATCGAGCTGGTAATAAACTACGACCTGCCGGACGAAAATGAAAATTATGTTCATCGCATAGGCCGCACCGGCCGGGCGGGCCAGCCCGGCCACGCCATTTCTTTCGCCACGCCCGACCAGCGCGGCGACCTGAAAGCCATAGAACGGCTTCTCCGGACTATACTGCCCGTTTTGCCTCTGCCGAAACTCGCTCCGATTGCCCGCACTCCGGCGAAACCCAAAGCCCCGGTCATACAATTAAATCCGTCGGCGCCCGTTTCAAAACCTGCGCAGCGGCCCAATCCCCCGCGACCGCCGGCACAAAGCCACTTTCAAAAAAGGGCTCCTCAATATCAGGGACAGCGCAGGCCTTCGGACAATACAAGGACCCCGGCGGCGCCTTATCGCCGGCAGTCAGGCCCCGCCCATAATTACACACGCCCGCATAACGCTCCAAACGAGCGGAGCAGGCCCCGCACTTTTGGCACAGAAAGCAGGGCTGGTCGCCCCGTTTATAACCCCACACACCAACAGATTGCCCCAAAAGCGCGGGGCAGAGATCAAAGCGGAAATTTCAGGTTTACCGCGCCGGGCGGGCACCGTGTTGAGGCTTCCCCTTATTTTGACGAACCGCGCAGCCATGGCCGCCCGCACGGCCCGCGCCCGCCTGCCCGCCGCAACCGCGGCCAGGGCGGAAGCCGCATGCGTCCGGAATGGCAGTCCGGCGGACAACGCCAAGGGCAACAGCCCCGCCAGGAACAGCAAAAAAAACCGGCGCCGGGAAGCTGGTTCGCCCGCTTCATGAAAAAAAAGAAAGACGATTACCTGGATTGA
- a CDS encoding GNAT family N-acetyltransferase, with translation MKPEKEIVEIRRVAVEDAAWKKQFDAFYRDSPPPKPTLAMPHAYFAAYCGGGIVGHSVVYKKRSRWTLDGLRVKPEWRERGIAKALTASRIRYAIENGAREIWYACEDGNLVTTCCHLRFGFEKVSPKGRNSTPAALNSYRLIVTAELLRKLNP, from the coding sequence ATGAAACCGGAAAAAGAAATAGTGGAAATACGCAGGGTGGCCGTGGAAGACGCGGCGTGGAAAAAGCAGTTTGACGCCTTTTACCGCGATTCTCCTCCGCCAAAGCCCACCCTTGCCATGCCCCACGCCTATTTCGCGGCCTATTGCGGCGGCGGTATAGTGGGACACTCGGTAGTTTATAAAAAGCGCTCGCGGTGGACGCTGGACGGTCTGCGGGTAAAACCTGAATGGAGAGAGCGCGGCATAGCCAAGGCCCTTACGGCGTCGCGCATCCGCTACGCCATTGAAAACGGGGCCAGGGAAATATGGTACGCCTGCGAGGACGGGAATTTAGTGACCACCTGCTGTCATTTGCGCTTCGGCTTTGAAAAAGTGTCCCCCAAGGGCCGCAACAGCACTCCGGCCGCTCTCAACAGCTATCGCCTTATAGTCACCGCCGAGCTGCTGCGGAAACTGAACCCTTAG